From one Luteolibacter sp. Y139 genomic stretch:
- a CDS encoding CYTH domain-containing protein, which produces MADEIERKFLVSSDAWRNGPPGVRICQGYLCRDKERTVRVRLAGEKAFLTIKGATSGISRKEFEYAIPPEEAQALLDLCLPLPVDKIRHERKHGGHLWEVDEFLGPNAGLIVAEIELSDANESFERPDWLGREVSDEPRYFNANLAEHPWTEWKT; this is translated from the coding sequence ATGGCCGACGAAATCGAACGCAAATTCCTGGTCAGCTCTGACGCATGGCGCAATGGCCCGCCCGGCGTGCGCATCTGCCAAGGCTACCTGTGCCGCGATAAAGAGCGCACCGTCCGCGTCCGTCTCGCCGGCGAGAAAGCCTTCCTCACCATCAAGGGAGCCACCTCGGGCATCTCGCGAAAGGAATTCGAGTACGCCATCCCTCCAGAGGAGGCGCAGGCATTGCTCGATCTCTGCCTGCCTCTACCGGTCGACAAAATCCGGCACGAACGCAAGCACGGCGGCCACTTGTGGGAAGTGGATGAATTCCTAGGCCCCAATGCCGGACTCATTGTCGCCGAAATCGAACTCTCGGATGCAAACGAATCCTTCGAGCGACCCGATTGGCTCGGTCGCGAGGTCTCGGACGAACCGCGCTACTTCAATGCCAATCTTGCCGAGCATCCGTGGACTGAGTGGAAAACGTGA
- a CDS encoding dihydrofolate reductase family protein, whose protein sequence is MSKVRVNCFSISFDGFGAGPDQSLDQPLGAGGMDLHKWFIPTNAFQKTHGSGDGTTGVDDDFAERGMDGLGAWILGRNMFGPIRGDWPDDEWKGWWGENPPYHVPVFVLTHHPRESIQMEGGTVFHFVTDGIHAALERAREAAGGRDIRIGGGAATIRQYLQAGLIDELHIAISPVVLGSGESLFAGIDLLKLGYKCTDHASTPGAMHLVLMKE, encoded by the coding sequence ATGTCCAAAGTACGCGTGAATTGTTTCAGCATCTCTTTCGACGGTTTCGGCGCAGGCCCGGACCAAAGCCTCGATCAGCCCTTGGGAGCCGGCGGCATGGACCTTCACAAGTGGTTCATCCCCACGAATGCTTTCCAGAAGACACATGGCAGCGGCGACGGCACCACCGGCGTCGACGACGACTTCGCCGAACGCGGAATGGACGGCCTCGGCGCATGGATCCTCGGCCGTAACATGTTCGGGCCCATCCGCGGCGACTGGCCCGACGATGAGTGGAAAGGCTGGTGGGGTGAGAATCCGCCATATCACGTGCCAGTCTTCGTCCTCACCCACCACCCGCGCGAATCGATCCAGATGGAAGGCGGCACCGTCTTCCACTTCGTCACGGATGGCATCCACGCCGCCCTTGAGCGGGCCAGGGAAGCGGCCGGCGGGCGGGACATCCGCATCGGAGGCGGCGCGGCGACCATCCGGCAGTATCTTCAGGCCGGCTTGATTGACGAATTGCACATCGCCATTTCCCCGGTCGTCCTCGGCAGCGGCGAAAGCCTCTTCGCCGGGATCGATCTCCTGAAACTGGGCTACAAATGCACCGATCATGCTTCCACCCCGGGTGCAATGCACCTGGTCCTGATGAAGGAGTGA
- a CDS encoding YciI family protein, whose amino-acid sequence MSLELTAEPKVTGHLLLFRKTDWAEQGLSEDELRNVMDRVNAWFDKLTSEGKMLGAQPLMEESVVITGHGGSTVTDGPFVEAKEAVGGYVLLSVTDLAEAVAIAKSNPMHDYGLTTEVRPTSSSCPHLHRILGRSLAAAAV is encoded by the coding sequence ATGAGCCTCGAACTCACCGCCGAACCTAAAGTCACTGGCCACCTGCTGCTTTTCCGCAAAACCGATTGGGCAGAGCAGGGCCTTTCCGAAGACGAACTCCGCAATGTCATGGACCGCGTCAACGCGTGGTTCGATAAGCTGACCTCCGAAGGCAAGATGCTCGGCGCGCAGCCGCTGATGGAAGAGTCCGTCGTCATCACCGGCCATGGTGGCAGCACCGTCACCGACGGACCCTTTGTGGAGGCCAAGGAAGCGGTCGGCGGCTACGTGCTGCTCTCGGTGACCGACCTCGCGGAAGCGGTAGCCATCGCCAAATCCAATCCGATGCACGACTACGGCCTGACCACCGAAGTCCGCCCGACCTCCAGCTCTTGCCCGCACCTTCACCGCATCCTGGGTAGATCCCTCGCGGCAGCGGCTGTGTAA